A genomic region of Rheinheimera sp. MMS21-TC3 contains the following coding sequences:
- a CDS encoding M3 family metallopeptidase, with the protein MRKTLIASAVGLALALTACGDNTTSQQQASPQPTAATAEISTSNPLMEKSTLQYEAPNFSDIKDEHFLPAFTEGMKQQMTEVLAIANNPAPATFENTLVALEKSGELLTRTSRIFYNLAGSSSNPARREIQSEMAPKLAAHSDDINLNPKLFARIKSLYEQRDQLKLDGESVRLIEVYYQRFVRAGAQLTEEEKVAIRALNEEHSTLTNKFSQNLLAETKKIAVIVDTKAELDGLSESQIASAAAAATEAGHEGKYLLSITNTTRQPVLSQLSNRELRKKVWEASAYRNQSGETDNRPIVARLAQLRAERARLLGYDNWASYGLESQMAKTPQAVYDMLGSMVPAVIANTKVEAAAIEQMIKQKGGDFELQPWDWEYYAEFVRQEKFNLDENEVKQYFEFERVLNDGVFYTFNRLYGVRFEPRPDLPTYHPDVKAYELFDVDGSSIAIFYADYFAREGKRGGAWMSSFVGQSNLTGQKPVVVNVMNIPKAEPGQPTLVSYDNVTTMFHELGHGLHGMLSDVNFPSLAGTSVSRDFVEFPSTFEEDWAAYPDVIANYAKHYKTGEPIPAELLQKVMKSRSFNQGFDTLEYMSAALLDMEWHSISADDELQDVNEFEAKALKKHGIDLAAVPPRYKSTFFSHSMGGGYSAGYYAYMWSEILAADAFAYVQQQGGLKLENGQHYRKHILSVGNSRAPMESYKAFRGQEPTTDALLIRRGLKTKVD; encoded by the coding sequence ATGCGTAAAACTCTTATTGCCTCAGCGGTAGGCTTAGCTTTAGCCCTGACTGCCTGCGGCGACAATACCACCTCACAGCAACAAGCATCGCCTCAACCTACTGCTGCAACAGCAGAGATAAGCACGAGTAACCCTTTAATGGAAAAAAGTACCTTACAATACGAAGCGCCAAATTTTTCTGATATAAAAGACGAGCATTTCTTACCAGCTTTTACTGAAGGTATGAAGCAACAAATGACTGAAGTATTGGCAATTGCCAATAATCCAGCGCCAGCAACCTTTGAAAACACCCTAGTTGCTTTAGAGAAAAGCGGTGAATTACTAACCCGTACTTCACGCATATTTTATAACTTAGCAGGTTCAAGCTCTAACCCCGCTCGCCGTGAAATTCAATCTGAAATGGCACCTAAACTAGCTGCCCACTCAGACGATATTAATTTAAACCCAAAACTATTTGCCAGAATTAAAAGCTTATACGAGCAGCGTGACCAACTTAAGTTAGACGGCGAATCGGTACGTTTAATTGAAGTGTATTATCAGCGCTTTGTTCGTGCTGGTGCCCAGTTAACTGAAGAAGAAAAAGTAGCTATTAGAGCGCTTAACGAAGAGCACTCTACGTTAACCAATAAGTTCTCACAAAACCTGTTAGCCGAAACGAAAAAAATTGCCGTAATTGTTGATACTAAAGCAGAATTAGACGGCTTATCTGAGTCGCAAATTGCCTCAGCAGCAGCTGCAGCAACTGAAGCTGGCCATGAAGGCAAATACTTATTAAGTATTACTAACACTACGCGCCAGCCGGTATTAAGCCAGCTAAGCAACCGTGAATTACGTAAAAAAGTATGGGAAGCCTCGGCTTATCGTAACCAAAGCGGTGAAACCGATAACCGTCCTATCGTTGCCCGTTTAGCGCAGTTACGTGCAGAACGTGCTCGTTTGTTAGGTTATGACAACTGGGCCAGCTATGGCTTAGAGTCACAAATGGCTAAAACACCACAGGCTGTTTATGACATGCTAGGCTCTATGGTGCCAGCTGTTATTGCTAACACTAAAGTTGAAGCAGCGGCGATTGAACAAATGATCAAGCAAAAAGGCGGTGATTTTGAATTACAGCCTTGGGATTGGGAATACTATGCTGAATTTGTTCGCCAAGAAAAATTTAACTTAGACGAAAATGAAGTTAAGCAGTACTTTGAATTTGAGCGGGTATTAAATGACGGTGTTTTTTATACCTTTAACCGCTTATACGGCGTTCGCTTTGAACCACGCCCTGACTTACCTACTTATCATCCAGACGTAAAAGCCTATGAGCTATTTGACGTTGATGGCAGTAGCATTGCTATTTTCTATGCTGACTACTTTGCTCGTGAAGGTAAGCGTGGCGGTGCTTGGATGAGCTCTTTTGTTGGCCAATCTAACTTAACAGGCCAAAAACCTGTAGTAGTGAATGTAATGAACATTCCTAAAGCTGAACCAGGCCAGCCTACCCTTGTTAGCTATGACAACGTAACCACTATGTTCCATGAATTAGGCCACGGTTTGCATGGCATGCTGTCTGATGTCAACTTCCCAAGTTTAGCGGGTACTTCAGTATCTCGTGACTTCGTTGAATTCCCATCTACTTTTGAAGAAGACTGGGCAGCCTACCCTGATGTTATTGCCAACTACGCTAAGCACTATAAAACGGGTGAGCCTATCCCTGCTGAGCTATTACAAAAAGTAATGAAGTCTCGCAGCTTTAATCAGGGTTTTGACACCTTAGAATATATGTCTGCTGCTTTATTAGATATGGAATGGCACTCTATTAGCGCTGATGATGAGCTACAAGACGTTAACGAGTTTGAAGCTAAAGCTCTGAAGAAACATGGCATTGATTTAGCGGCTGTACCGCCACGTTATAAGTCGACCTTCTTCTCACACTCTATGGGCGGCGGCTACTCTGCTGGTTACTATGCCTATATGTGGAGTGAAATTTTAGCGGCTGATGCTTTTGCCTATGTGCAACAGCAAGGTGGTTTAAAACTTGAAAATGGTCAGCACTACCGTAAACATATTTTATCGGTAGGTAACTCGCGCGCGCCTATGGAGTCTTACAAAGCTTTCCGTGGCCAAGAGCCAACTACAGATGCCTTATTAATTCGCCGCGGTTTAAAAACCAAAGTAGATTAA
- a CDS encoding ATP-binding protein, translated as MSNKFLLPAGQWLLLFTLLGTLIYATEQLVKYQQQLTRSELLKQEIASADPIRSLIESELNSPLYLSAALSAYIKASNGKVSVTEINLLLQGLVSQAQHIRNIGAAPNNHLLHLYPLQDNAKALGIYYPDLPDQWPQIKDIIAKRQAKLVGPIPLVQGGMGFIYRIPVYLAESDTYWGLISTVVNIDSVWQLVAKQATEQNIAIAIRPASNNEIVAPAFYGDNSLFYDASLLLDIELRGAKWQLAVRTLATLADQSSLIRLLCYSATGLIVVLLFWLLLSKQYLHRSMLEQQRSKRYLQTVMDNVADAIITTDLSGIIEHSNLPCYSIFGYLSATLPGMHWSTLLAEPSLTDDIVRTIADKNTEYETLGQRYDGSSFPLAIRLSAITLQQKPRHLIVLRDLSQWHKAEQLKQQFISNVSHELRTPLTSITGALGLIVGGALGNLAPAQARILQLALNNSQQLSQLINDLLDMEQLTNQSMKFNIKPVLIVEVIKQCVGSVKTVCQENHQIIQIEAAEQLNTIQILADKQRLTDVMLHLLVNACKFSPANSTIRVSITKASDLIRVTVIDNGKGVQESFVPNLFNRFTQADGSDTRNVGGTGLGLAISQVIMHNMHGSIGYYPNQPQGSCFYIELHCHQANKATAI; from the coding sequence ATGTCGAATAAGTTTTTGTTGCCTGCTGGCCAGTGGCTATTATTATTTACCTTACTAGGCACGCTGATATATGCAACTGAACAGTTGGTAAAATACCAACAACAGCTAACCCGAAGTGAACTATTAAAGCAAGAAATTGCTAGTGCAGACCCAATACGGTCTTTAATTGAGTCAGAGTTGAATTCTCCGCTTTATTTAAGTGCCGCTTTAAGTGCTTATATAAAAGCTAGTAATGGCAAAGTCTCGGTTACTGAAATTAACCTTTTATTACAAGGTTTAGTCAGTCAAGCTCAGCATATACGTAATATTGGCGCAGCACCTAATAACCACTTACTACATTTATATCCCTTACAGGACAATGCTAAAGCTCTAGGTATATATTATCCTGACTTGCCCGATCAATGGCCGCAAATTAAAGACATTATTGCCAAACGCCAAGCCAAATTGGTTGGGCCTATACCTTTAGTACAAGGCGGTATGGGGTTTATTTATCGAATTCCTGTGTATTTAGCCGAGTCGGATACTTATTGGGGCTTAATTAGCACTGTTGTTAATATAGATTCTGTTTGGCAACTGGTTGCTAAGCAAGCCACTGAGCAAAATATTGCCATCGCCATTAGACCAGCCTCTAACAATGAAATTGTTGCACCTGCTTTTTATGGTGATAACAGTTTATTTTATGACGCTAGTTTACTATTAGATATAGAGTTACGTGGCGCTAAATGGCAACTTGCTGTTCGAACCTTAGCGACACTAGCTGATCAAAGTAGCCTTATCCGCCTGTTATGTTATTCAGCCACTGGTTTAATTGTCGTTTTATTGTTTTGGTTATTGTTATCTAAGCAATATTTACACAGAAGTATGTTAGAACAACAGCGTAGTAAACGCTATTTACAGACGGTAATGGATAACGTGGCTGATGCTATTATCACTACTGACCTTAGTGGCATTATTGAGCACAGCAATTTACCTTGTTACAGTATTTTTGGCTACCTTTCTGCTACTTTACCCGGTATGCATTGGTCTACTTTATTAGCAGAGCCTAGTTTAACTGATGATATTGTTCGCACTATTGCCGATAAAAACACTGAATATGAAACCTTAGGCCAACGTTACGATGGTTCTTCTTTTCCGTTAGCTATAAGGCTAAGTGCTATTACTCTGCAGCAAAAGCCAAGACATTTAATAGTGTTGCGCGATCTATCACAGTGGCATAAAGCTGAACAATTAAAGCAACAATTTATATCTAATGTTAGCCATGAGTTACGCACCCCTTTAACCTCAATTACTGGCGCACTAGGCCTTATAGTTGGTGGTGCTTTGGGTAACTTAGCTCCAGCCCAAGCTAGAATTTTGCAATTAGCCCTTAACAATAGCCAACAGCTTAGCCAATTAATTAATGATTTATTGGATATGGAGCAATTAACTAACCAAAGTATGAAGTTTAATATTAAACCCGTCCTTATTGTTGAGGTTATAAAACAATGTGTCGGATCAGTAAAAACAGTTTGCCAAGAAAACCATCAAATTATTCAAATTGAAGCTGCAGAACAGCTCAACACCATACAGATACTCGCAGATAAACAACGTTTAACCGATGTAATGCTGCATCTATTGGTTAATGCTTGTAAATTCTCACCGGCCAATAGTACTATCAGGGTCAGTATTACTAAAGCCTCTGACTTAATACGAGTAACGGTTATTGACAACGGTAAAGGCGTACAAGAAAGTTTTGTACCTAACCTATTTAATCGCTTTACTCAAGCAGATGGCTCCGATACTAGGAATGTCGGTGGCACAGGGCTTGGTTTAGCAATCAGTCAGGTAATAATGCACAATATGCATGGCAGTATTGGCTATTACCCAAACCAACCTCAAGGCAGTTGTTTTTATATTGAATTGCATTGTCATCAAGCTAATAAAGCTACTGCCATTTAA
- a CDS encoding helix-turn-helix transcriptional regulator, translating to MQYPVLTIAQLKLYIKALRNKLGYTQANAGELLGLTQQGYQRLENNPESMSVERLLVLLQTLQAGLVIEVRTKPEDNIQSSTAISEPKNIDTRADNPSNQSKIASESNNKSRVLAVRSNKKLEW from the coding sequence ATGCAATATCCAGTATTAACAATCGCTCAATTAAAACTGTATATCAAAGCGCTTCGCAACAAGTTGGGTTACACACAAGCTAATGCTGGTGAGCTATTAGGGCTTACACAGCAAGGGTATCAACGATTAGAAAATAACCCAGAAAGTATGAGTGTTGAGCGGTTACTTGTGCTACTTCAAACTCTACAAGCAGGTTTAGTTATAGAAGTGCGCACCAAGCCAGAAGATAACATTCAGAGCTCAACAGCTATCAGCGAGCCAAAAAATATAGACACTCGAGCTGATAACCCTTCAAACCAGTCAAAAATAGCGAGTGAAAGCAACAATAAATCTAGGGTGTTAGCGGTTCGCTCTAATAAAAAGTTGGAGTGGTGA
- a CDS encoding type II toxin-antitoxin system HipA family toxin, with product MQIKLTSQHLAIWMNGDIVGYWHPVKHTFQYDDAWIANPLCRPLSLSLPIVPGNSEIKSEAVLNYFDNLLPDTMDIRRRIATKFGTKNTEASELLRAVGRDCIGAIQILPIDEIPDISQIEGKLLAESDVADLLIEVPKGFGRSHKDDPLRLSLAGAQEKTGLLLFEENWYIPSGSTPTTHIFKLPLGLIANMNVDLSTSVENEWLCSRIVQGYGIPVANCQPMSFSNGKQSVKALVVERFDRKLLIDDGVILRLPQEDMCQALGINSLNKYESDQGPTAKAIMDILQSGSNSQADSQLFFRALIVFWILAAIDGHAKNFSIQLKGGNKYQLAPLYDVLSAHPIIGKGANQIAKQKAELAMSVVSNNKHKKIFSMAARHWITFGQHLGLRPDIVMRELSYVYYQTNKVIDSVKLELPKDFPESVSNPIFTGMTVLNEKLAVILE from the coding sequence ATGCAGATTAAATTAACCTCGCAGCATTTAGCAATATGGATGAATGGCGATATTGTAGGGTACTGGCACCCTGTTAAACATACCTTCCAATATGATGATGCATGGATAGCAAACCCGTTATGCCGGCCACTTTCTCTTTCATTGCCAATTGTTCCTGGTAATAGTGAAATTAAAAGTGAAGCGGTTCTTAACTATTTCGATAACTTGTTGCCGGACACGATGGATATACGTAGGCGTATAGCAACAAAATTTGGTACTAAAAATACCGAGGCGAGTGAGCTACTTAGAGCTGTTGGTAGAGACTGTATTGGCGCTATTCAAATATTGCCTATAGATGAAATTCCAGACATATCGCAGATCGAAGGTAAGTTACTTGCTGAAAGTGACGTTGCTGACTTATTAATTGAGGTGCCAAAAGGGTTCGGCCGTAGCCATAAGGATGACCCGCTTCGGTTATCACTTGCTGGCGCTCAGGAAAAGACAGGCTTGTTATTATTTGAGGAAAACTGGTATATCCCAAGTGGCTCTACGCCAACGACACATATATTTAAATTGCCTCTAGGCCTAATAGCAAATATGAATGTGGACCTATCGACATCCGTTGAGAATGAATGGCTTTGCTCACGCATTGTTCAAGGCTATGGGATCCCGGTTGCTAACTGCCAACCAATGTCTTTTAGTAATGGTAAACAATCGGTAAAAGCATTAGTAGTAGAAAGGTTTGATCGTAAATTGCTTATTGATGACGGCGTAATCTTAAGGTTGCCTCAAGAAGATATGTGTCAAGCGCTAGGCATTAACTCATTAAATAAGTATGAGAGTGATCAAGGTCCTACTGCAAAAGCGATTATGGATATATTGCAAAGCGGCTCAAATTCGCAAGCAGACAGTCAACTATTCTTTAGAGCATTGATTGTTTTTTGGATATTGGCAGCAATAGATGGTCACGCTAAAAATTTTTCAATTCAATTAAAGGGCGGCAACAAATATCAGCTTGCACCATTGTATGATGTTTTGTCTGCACATCCGATTATTGGTAAAGGGGCCAATCAAATTGCAAAACAAAAAGCTGAATTGGCAATGTCAGTTGTTTCAAATAATAAACACAAAAAAATATTCTCAATGGCAGCACGACACTGGATTACTTTTGGGCAGCATTTAGGTTTACGCCCTGATATTGTCATGCGCGAGCTATCTTATGTTTACTACCAAACAAATAAAGTAATCGACTCAGTTAAGCTAGAGCTACCAAAAGACTTTCCTGAGTCAGTGTCAAATCCGATATTCACTGGTATGACTGTACTTAATGAAAAATTGGCTGTAATACTTGAATAA
- a CDS encoding class I SAM-dependent methyltransferase translates to MDPKQLKAVFDKLASSYEVQLNKLAPIHQGLYFQLEWIFADLPLNARIMCVGLGTGRELSYLANKFPSWQFTAVEPSAAMLNLCRQRAEKEGFISRCQFHNGYVESLDDTELYDAATCFMVSQFILDNKQRSCFFRAIAERLKPSGLLVSADLSSEVGSAEYNALLKMWGTMLHAGNVPADAKEKLGSALVRDMAILPPSTVESIIKRGGFDSPVQFYQASLVHAWFALRSK, encoded by the coding sequence ATGGATCCAAAACAATTAAAAGCCGTTTTTGATAAGCTAGCTTCCAGCTATGAGGTTCAGCTAAACAAGCTGGCGCCTATTCACCAAGGCTTGTATTTTCAGCTGGAATGGATCTTTGCAGACTTACCACTAAATGCTCGAATAATGTGTGTCGGGTTAGGTACCGGCAGAGAGTTGTCTTATTTAGCTAATAAGTTTCCAAGCTGGCAATTTACTGCCGTTGAACCCTCTGCTGCCATGCTTAACTTGTGTCGGCAAAGGGCAGAAAAAGAAGGCTTTATTTCTCGCTGTCAATTTCATAATGGCTATGTTGAATCACTAGACGATACTGAACTCTATGATGCGGCCACTTGTTTTATGGTTTCACAGTTTATTCTTGATAATAAACAACGCTCATGCTTTTTTCGGGCAATTGCAGAAAGGCTTAAACCCAGCGGATTATTAGTTAGCGCCGATTTATCGTCAGAGGTAGGTTCAGCCGAATATAACGCCTTGCTAAAAATGTGGGGAACTATGCTACATGCTGGCAATGTCCCCGCAGATGCTAAAGAAAAGCTAGGTTCAGCCTTAGTAAGAGATATGGCAATTTTGCCGCCAAGTACTGTTGAGTCTATTATTAAGCGTGGTGGTTTTGACTCACCTGTGCAGTTTTATCAAGCAAGTTTGGTTCATGCTTGGTTTGCACTGCGATCTAAATAA
- a CDS encoding helix-turn-helix transcriptional regulator: protein MGCKFVGIPQLVRFILLFIINKLEQINKRRITLGFKQHDMMLQVGISRQQYQRLESKGNPRLDTLELIAKGLKSEILLIPNEKLNAVIALLCEGSSPSIDALPSDNEKSKF from the coding sequence ATGGGGTGTAAATTTGTGGGGATCCCTCAGCTAGTTCGGTTTATTTTATTGTTCATTATTAATAAACTTGAACAGATAAATAAACGCCGAATAACATTAGGTTTTAAACAACACGATATGATGCTGCAAGTAGGGATATCGCGTCAGCAATATCAGAGACTAGAATCGAAAGGCAACCCGCGGCTTGATACGCTTGAGTTAATAGCTAAAGGGCTGAAAAGTGAAATATTACTTATTCCAAATGAAAAGCTTAATGCCGTGATAGCGTTACTGTGCGAAGGATCTAGTCCATCCATTGATGCATTGCCTTCTGATAATGAGAAAAGTAAGTTTTAA
- a CDS encoding cytochrome b/b6 domain-containing protein, with protein sequence MAKYLLIWDPLVRVCHWILVLAFTLNYFLLEPGSNPHQVFGYIALTTILVRIVWATITTNYASFKHLNLHYKNFALHYSHLRSRNIPSQSGHNPIGWLMIISTWLLVIGLATTGFILEEIDYFFGNSLIKNIHSIFANTLYAIVLIHIIAIILVSWWGKISLLRPMITGKRKS encoded by the coding sequence TTGGCTAAATACTTATTAATATGGGATCCATTGGTAAGAGTATGCCATTGGATCCTCGTATTGGCTTTTACTTTAAATTATTTTTTACTTGAACCAGGAAGTAATCCACATCAAGTATTTGGATATATTGCTTTAACCACTATTTTAGTCAGAATTGTCTGGGCAACAATAACTACAAATTATGCTAGTTTTAAGCATTTAAATCTGCATTATAAAAATTTCGCATTACATTATTCGCATCTGCGTTCCCGCAATATTCCTAGTCAGAGCGGCCACAACCCAATAGGCTGGTTAATGATTATTAGCACTTGGTTACTTGTTATTGGCTTAGCAACAACGGGGTTTATACTTGAAGAAATAGATTATTTTTTTGGTAATTCATTAATAAAAAATATACATTCAATATTTGCAAATACTTTGTATGCAATCGTTTTAATACATATTATCGCAATAATTTTAGTTAGTTGGTGGGGGAAGATTTCATTACTTCGACCAATGATTACTGGCAAAAGAAAAAGCTAA
- a CDS encoding PepSY domain-containing protein has product MKIKYLIALVFSAALLNGCGVADNPTVCTSDPQSEWLDQDKFQASLLASGYKINEFKVTKGNCYEIYGTDKNNSKVEIYFNPVDGSIVKQESH; this is encoded by the coding sequence ATGAAAATTAAATATTTAATTGCATTAGTATTCAGTGCAGCTTTACTAAACGGTTGTGGTGTAGCTGATAACCCGACAGTTTGCACAAGTGATCCACAATCTGAATGGCTAGATCAAGATAAGTTTCAAGCCAGCTTACTTGCTTCAGGCTATAAAATTAATGAGTTTAAAGTTACTAAAGGGAATTGTTATGAAATTTATGGAACAGATAAAAATAACAGTAAGGTAGAAATTTACTTTAATCCTGTAGATGGCTCTATAGTAAAACAAGAAAGCCACTAG
- a CDS encoding manganese efflux pump MntP family protein, with protein MFEVIVLALALSMDAFAVSIGLGAKHSQTRLPLGLIAGIYFGLFQGIMPLIGYAVGIGIFVWIEVLAPWIAFVLLTLIGGKMIYESRSEGVENNIVKITHKVMLILALATSIDAMAAGFSLTILQVNPISACFIIGITTLIFSWLGVVIGKLTGSWLESKAELLGGIVLILIGLKILIF; from the coding sequence ATGTTTGAAGTTATCGTACTAGCACTAGCATTAAGTATGGATGCATTCGCCGTATCTATTGGGCTTGGTGCCAAACACAGCCAGACCAGATTACCTTTAGGATTAATTGCTGGTATTTATTTTGGACTATTCCAAGGTATCATGCCCTTAATTGGTTATGCTGTGGGTATAGGAATTTTTGTTTGGATTGAAGTATTAGCACCATGGATTGCTTTTGTATTACTTACTTTGATCGGCGGGAAAATGATATATGAATCAAGAAGTGAAGGCGTTGAAAATAATATAGTTAAAATAACTCATAAGGTTATGCTTATTCTAGCATTGGCTACTAGTATCGATGCAATGGCTGCAGGCTTTTCTCTAACTATATTACAAGTTAATCCTATATCTGCTTGTTTTATTATAGGCATAACCACTTTAATTTTTAGCTGGCTCGGTGTCGTCATTGGAAAGCTAACAGGCTCTTGGTTAGAAAGTAAAGCAGAGCTACTAGGCGGAATTGTGTTAATATTGATAGGCTTAAAAATTCTAATTTTTTAA
- a CDS encoding ATP-binding protein — MARFEIKTLEDISLLRESSELECKQASGIDGKGAIPKDMWETYSAFANTDGGTIILGLKEKRGQMPTSLHAR; from the coding sequence ATGGCAAGATTTGAAATTAAGACGCTAGAAGATATATCTCTTTTACGAGAATCATCAGAGCTAGAGTGTAAGCAAGCTAGTGGCATAGATGGAAAAGGTGCAATACCGAAAGATATGTGGGAAACCTATAGCGCGTTTGCCAACACTGACGGTGGTACTATTATTCTTGGCTTAAAAGAAAAAAGAGGCCAAATGCCAACTTCATTACACGCCAGATAA
- a CDS encoding YicC/YloC family endoribonuclease translates to MIHSMTAFARHETNASWGSAQWEIRSVNQRYLETYFRLPEQFRGLENLLRDKLRAKLNRGKVEVNLRFHANQAAGELNINHSFAEQLLQQAQLLLAKAPQAQLNIADIMRWPGVMETPNDDIDAIQKELLAGFDAALQDFLAGRGREGDAIEQMITQRLTGITEQVSFVRSHLPQAMQWQRDRIVNRLTEIKAELDQSRLEQEMAFIASKSDVAEELDRLDAHIKETQHILKKGGACGRRLDFMMQEFNREANTLSSKAISTEITNAAVELKVLIEQMREQIQNVE, encoded by the coding sequence ATGATCCATAGCATGACCGCTTTCGCCCGTCACGAAACCAACGCCAGCTGGGGCAGCGCCCAATGGGAAATTCGCTCAGTTAACCAGCGTTATTTAGAAACCTATTTTCGCCTACCAGAGCAATTTCGAGGCTTAGAAAACCTATTACGTGACAAACTACGGGCTAAATTGAATCGCGGTAAAGTAGAAGTAAACCTTCGCTTTCATGCAAACCAAGCCGCCGGCGAGCTTAACATTAATCATAGCTTTGCCGAGCAACTGCTACAGCAAGCGCAATTATTACTAGCCAAGGCACCACAAGCTCAGCTTAATATCGCCGACATTATGCGCTGGCCAGGCGTAATGGAAACACCGAATGACGACATCGATGCCATTCAAAAAGAACTACTCGCTGGTTTTGATGCCGCCTTGCAAGACTTCTTAGCCGGCCGTGGCCGCGAAGGCGACGCCATAGAACAAATGATTACGCAACGCTTAACCGGCATTACAGAACAAGTATCTTTTGTTCGCAGCCACCTACCGCAAGCCATGCAATGGCAACGTGATCGCATTGTAAACCGTTTAACCGAAATTAAAGCCGAACTCGACCAAAGCCGCCTAGAGCAAGAAATGGCCTTTATTGCCTCTAAATCAGACGTAGCAGAAGAGCTAGACCGCCTAGACGCCCACATTAAAGAAACCCAACACATCCTAAAAAAAGGCGGCGCCTGTGGCCGACGCCTAGACTTTATGATGCAAGAATTCAACCGCGAAGCCAATACGCTATCATCCAAAGCCATCAGCACAGAAATCACCAATGCAGCAGTAGAACTTAAAGTGCTAATAGAGCAAATGCGAGAGCAGATCCAAAACGTGGAGTAA
- the rph gene encoding ribonuclease PH translates to MRPSGRTASQIRPLTFTRQFTAHAEGSVLVEFGNTKVICTASVVEGVPRFMKGQGKGWITAEYGMLPRATHTRNDREAARGKQGGRTMEIQRLIGRALRAAVNLKLLGENTITIDCDVIQADGGTRTASITGACVALVDALNFMRAKGTIKTNPLNFMVAAVSVGIYKGTAIADLDYDEDSNADTDMNIVMTETGKVIEIQGTAEEAPFSFEEMQQMFDLGKHAIREICDEQKRALA, encoded by the coding sequence ATGCGTCCAAGTGGCAGAACCGCCAGTCAGATCCGTCCCCTTACTTTTACTCGCCAGTTTACGGCTCATGCTGAGGGCTCAGTATTAGTTGAGTTTGGCAATACTAAAGTGATTTGTACCGCTAGTGTGGTTGAAGGCGTACCGCGCTTTATGAAAGGCCAAGGTAAAGGTTGGATTACAGCTGAATACGGCATGTTACCTCGGGCGACTCATACCCGTAATGACCGTGAAGCCGCGCGCGGTAAGCAAGGTGGGCGTACTATGGAAATTCAGCGCTTAATTGGCCGTGCTTTACGGGCAGCGGTGAATTTAAAGTTATTAGGTGAAAACACTATTACTATTGACTGTGATGTGATCCAAGCTGATGGCGGTACTCGTACTGCTTCTATTACTGGCGCTTGTGTTGCATTAGTGGATGCGCTTAATTTTATGCGTGCTAAAGGCACCATTAAAACTAACCCGTTAAACTTTATGGTGGCAGCGGTTTCTGTTGGTATTTATAAAGGCACGGCCATTGCCGATTTAGATTACGATGAAGACTCTAATGCTGATACTGATATGAACATTGTAATGACCGAAACCGGCAAAGTGATTGAAATTCAAGGTACGGCTGAAGAGGCACCATTTAGCTTTGAAGAAATGCAGCAAATGTTCGACTTAGGCAAGCATGCTATTCGCGAAATTTGTGATGAGCAAAAACGGGCTTTAGCATAA